The Phaeodactylum tricornutum CCAP 1055/1 chromosome 2, whole genome shotgun sequence DNA window CTTTGACAACAGAAAGGTATCTATTGAAGTGCTTTCCCGGGAGGCGAATCCGTAGTgtacagtcacagtcagcaacaaTTCTACGGACGAGCAAGACTCCGTATCCGTAGGCGGTAAGTAATTCGCGCCCTCCTCCCCCGAACTTTTTCTGGGGATCCCGACTGACAAGGTCAGGCGTTGGCGTAGTTATCAATCGTGAGAGAGGAACGAGATCAAGGAGGGGCCCGACGTCGACAGGATTCGCGTTGTTGCTCTTGCTCTTGTTGTCAGAAATTACCGCCATGGCGTAAGGCACGGATCGAGTGACCCCGAGCCAGGTGGCGTAGCGCACCCTTCGGTTCCCACGTCCCACCTTCCGGTCCACGGCGAGCTCCGTGAATGTGTGTTGGTCGTTCCTCGGGCATGTTGAATCACTGTCACAGCGAATGAACTTCGAGGAGTTCTGTCTTCCATTGTCGGGTGATCCGAAACCCGGGTGTCTGATCGTGAACAAGAGGATCCCGGAGCCAGGGTGTCCCGGTCTTGAATTTACCTCCACTAGGAAATTACGTGCCCGCGACGGCCTTGCGGGAGGGGATCGAGGTGGGACGTCGAGGTATGTGCAAAGTCGATTGGCTCACCTGTACGGGCCACCGCGAAAGCGTCAGTTCCTGGCCTTGAGTAGTGACGAGTCATCGTCGGATGCATGCATGTATGTGATATGTGATACCATCGGACAAGGGATGAATAGGGTTGTGTTTGGATGGTCCTCACAGTTAGAGTTAGTGTCAACAGCGATGAAATTGGATCGCCCTttggtcactgtcagtaacaATAACGATAGTCACTGCCTCTGTTGCTGGCAAGATCCTAGTTCTAGCAGTTTAGTAGGGTAATTCTCAACGGGGGGTACCGAATAGacactagctagagctacTCTACTAGAGGGTAGAGCTGGTTTAAAGGCGCCAATCACGTGTTATGGCAAGCGTACACGTCGAGTACCGGTCTACCTACTCGGCTAGCTTCCCGGACATGTCACTGTTCGCGCCTCTCTGTCTCGCTCGCACGGATTTCGAGCTACTAACTGTTCACTTGTGTGTCAAAAATGTCCGTTGCGAGCGAAAAATACCacaaaacacacacacactcgtCCCATTCTTTCTGCGGGATATCTACTGCaagtattgaagaacacaaaacgacgatgaagatcacagttgaggaaaacgatgaactacgaagattatgagtctacattgtactcttggatattcgtagggactgtggggctgtgattcgttgtgtgtgggacagaagcgacttgtcttttagcagtaggcgattgaacttctggtgagacgttgtccttaccaggagttggatcaacagcAAGGGACCTCTACCTACTCTTCCTTTGTCGTTGGCATTTGCGTACCCTTGCACCACCGGTTTCTAATTACATTAGTACGGGACGGATACGGATTCACACTGACACGACACAGCAACCGATAGAGTTACCGAGACTTTGCTCGTGTCGGACACTACGAGGCAGAGAGTGGGCATTCCGGCAGCGAACGAAGCGCCGACGCTTCCGGGAGAGAAACAACACCCCGTGGCCCTCGTTGTTTTACTTGTAATCGAATTGGTGGTCTTTTGGTAATGTTTCGTGGACTCAAGAAGCGACTAAGCCGTCACTCCACGGGGAGTACTAGTGACCATACTTCGCACGAGACGGTTACGTCCTCACACGGCACCAACAGGAACACCACCACGAATCGCCAACCTCCTTCCACCGCCGCGAATACCGGCACCAGCACTACTACTGCCACTGCCACTGTTGCCCACCGGTCCCACTCGTACACGGTGCTACCGCATGCGCACGTGACTCTTACGCAACCGTTACCGTCCCGCCCCAAAACACTCCCCTTTCGTCCACACCAACGCGCCTTGTGGCGACAATCCGCCGCCGATCTGGCCCAGAAGAGTACACACTTGCGGGCCTTTGACGCCTGTGTACAAGCCGCGGACGGGTCGCTGGAAGGAAGCGATCAACATGTACCTGTACCTACACATGCACACGCGTCGCCCATCGATGCGGACGGGGGACGCATCGATCCCAACACTCAACTCCGCGATTGTTCCGTTCTCGTATCGCCCGATGGGGAATTGTTGCTCCTACCGGACGTCGCTCGACAACGGGCTTTTGGATTCGTCACCCCAGTACCAGTGACATATAACGACggcgacaacaacaacaataataaTAATACGACGCAACCCAACACGTCACCCAGCATTTCACCCAACGAACACACTGTCAATAACCCCGCTCCTACTTCCCTGCTCGATCactccgacgacgaacaGAGCGAAGACGATGTCCAGGAAATTGAATTGCATCCCACCGAAGCGGGCTTTCAGGCTCTCATGGAACGCAACAAGGACGCCTACGAAGCATCCGTCTTTGTCGGACAGGATCTACACGCTACAGGTGACAAGGCACACAACGGCTTTTCCGCCAAGGGATGGTCCATCCCTGCCACATCCTGGGCCTGCCAACAAACCCAAGCCAGTCTGCAGCATttacttttcttttgcgaagCACTCGCCGTCGCGCACAAGGACACCTGCGCCCAACGCGCATCGGCCTGCGACAATCTACGGTCCGTCAATCCCAGTATGGGCGGACATGCCCCACAGCCCACCCTGGCGTCGGCTCCCTCACAAGTACTGGATCCCCGTTCGCACGAATTTGAACCGACCTTGTCTCGCGTCGGGCCCTTGTTACAGGGTGGGTCCAGTCTCAACGCCGTCCTCGTAGCACTCGAGCGGTACCACGCCCAAGTCGCCGATACGGATACCCAACATTGGAAAAAGGCGTCGCTGGACCCACAGGGTTTATTGCCCACACTCCAAACTTCCCTGCAAACATTCACCACCCGTATCACTCGACGACAGCAAGCCTTGGACGAAACGGCACAACGTGCCCGGACAATGGAAGACCGGCTAGTCGTTCTCAAACGACAGTCCGATCACGCCTGGAACGCCGTTTACCAGGCCGAAGACCTCGTCACGAAACGTTTGGAAGAGATACTGCAGGAAAAGTCACGACAGTACGAAAAACAACGTGTCCAGAAATTGCGGCAGGAACGCGCACAGCAGCAAAAGGAACCAGAAAAGGCGGCCACGCCGGAAGAAATATGGAATATGGTGAACGCTGCGACGGAATTGATGGAAGACGGAAACTTTGAACCCATGGAGCTTCTGTCCACTACACCGGAACCACAACCAAGCTCATCGTCACTGTTGGAAGACGATCAAAAGAACAGCGGCAGCGACAACGACGGAGAGACAACGACGAGTGAAGCATCCTCCACCAATGGCGGTGAGAAGGAAAACGGTAGTACCCGCGAAGGATTCAACATCCAAAAGATAAGGACCGCCTCGCGCGACCAGATCGAGGTGGAAGTTGGGTTGCCGGACCTCCGTCAAAAAGCAGTGGCCAGTGGGGAAGCAGTTGAAGACGCCGCCGGCACATTGCTGAATATCCTCTCCAATCTCGATACCGCCCGGCGATCGGCGCGGATCGCGGCCGAAACAGCACTGTTGGGTGCCGGCAAGGCGCAAATACATTGCGTTCGCGAATTGGTGGCATTGGAACGAGCAACGCTGGAGGAGCGTCTGCGGAATTTGGAAAACGTTGAAGTAGTTCTTGACGAGATTGGTATGCGAGACATTCGCCGAGATCTGGACAACTACATCACGGTGGACAAACGCGAACGTGGTGGTCGGAGTCACTTgggtgacgacgatgacggtGGCATCGCTTCTGCCTTGGCCGTCTTGAGCAGTCATGTGGATGGACACGAAGGGTCGACTTTTGAGTCTACCAAGACTAAAGTCTCGGACTCGACTGCATGTGACGCAGACGAGGACTATAATGACGAAGATGAGATCCGCACACGGATCGAGTCGTCCATTGAATCTCTGTTTCGAGCAGAAGCCTTGCCTTCTTCCGATACCTCCGAAACAGACGGTGCGCCTCATGAAGGCAAAGACTTATTGGAAGCCGTTAGTTTTCTGTGCAAAATGGCTACGGATCCTTCCTCGGCGGCGCAGATGAGGCGATCGACGATATGCTACGGATTGAACGCAAAACGAGGATCACATAGACAGATTCCAACGGCTTCGCAGTTTGACGGGCTTTGTCGCGTATGCTCCGCCATTTTGACTGGATGCAACTCGGTAGAGAATGGGGTGGCAATCGCCAAGATGTGCATGATGCTTTCGCAAACCTTCTATATGGAGGAAGAGTCCAATGCGGATCTACATCTGGAGGGTGTGGACGTTCCTGGATCACCAGGGGCAAAGGATCGAGAGAAGCGTGTCTACGTTAAGAACAAGTTAAAGAACCATGCTATCTGGATGAATGACGACTTTTGGGACGAGGCACTTAGCCAGCAGATCTCAGAATCACTGACACACAGTGGTGTCATGGCCAATTTTGACAAGCGCACACAAAATGTCAAAGCGCAATCTCGACGGAATATCGAGTGGACGCAGACGGAAACGACGAAATGGCACGATCTTAACTATACCGAACGAGTCGAGGCGGCATCGCAAGTCCAAGCCGTCGTCTTCGCGCAACTAGGAGCTCTGGCGCATTCGATGATTGAGTTCGGTTGTGGATTGAATCGCTCGTGCGCGTTTGTTCGGCGAATGGCCATTCGAAACCAGCTCCCCAGTTCGCAACGGGCGATTTTGTTGCAGCACCTGATGGCCCGCAACGATTTGGACCTCCAAGAGGACAAGGCGTTGTCCAGAAAGGAACAGTTGATAGACAGCTAATGTTCAGTAGAACAAACCTCTATATTTTTGCTAGTTTTGCAGTTGCAGTAGAGAGCCAATTGTCTCTCGTACGCTTCGCTTAAATTTGTTTTTCAATGAACAGTCACACTTTCACGGAGCATTGATTGAtcttaacagtaaatacatAGTGTCTGCACGTGAACTtggcagtgacagtgaatagaTTTCACGATTGTGATTTGACCGTGAAATTTCGAACGAGAGGCAAAGAACGAGAATTtctgaaaatttcttccGAGAGGTAAAATCATTAGAGTGGTTCCTTTTGGTGCTAATCTCTTTCCCCTTATCAGCTTTCTCCCTTATCAAAGAAAAAGCGAGACGCGAGCGAAGCGTATGTGAGTGAAGGGGGTGCGCCGTCAGCATCGGAAGGACCGACTATTATGGCGTTCACTTCGGACGAAGCGCTCGGTCTTGGCTTCTTGCTCAGCAGTTTGCTCTGTCTCGGAACATGGCCGGCTTTGCTGCGCTTGTGCTCTATGACCCCTCATAGTAACAGCAGCAATAGTAGTCCTGCCACACGAgtatcgtcgtcattgtcacccACGCCAAGAAATTTATGTCACGTGTACATGGATTACGCCACGACGTACTTTCTCATTTCTTCAGTTCCGCTGCTTGTTGACTTGTATCATCGAGAAAAGCTGTTGAAGCTTGCCGAAACGACGGCATCGTCTTTTGTTCCTCCGCAACTGATCTTCGTTGCCATGCTAGGCGGTTCGCTTCTCAGCCTTGGAAATTTGTCACTACAGTGGGCCACCGCAGTGTTTGACGCATCCTTGACCACCGTTCTGGCCTTGCAGGCCTCGCTTACGGTTGTCTTGGGTACCACGTTAAATTATCTCTTGGAACCATCGCAAACTGCCCGCCCGCGCGTACTGGGCGTGGGTGTTGGGGTGTTTTTGCTGGCGATTGGTCTGGCCACTCGAGCTCAAATCGTGTACAGTCAAGAGAAACGATGGGTACGGCTCCGTCGAAACGATTCCGATTGGAACACCATTGAAATGGAGCCACCACACCATACGTCAAATATACGGAAACCCACAGGATCTATTGCGGCAAAGACAAACTATGGATCTGAGCTAGAATCATCCAGTCTCACTAATTCTGAAACGGAGCACGGCGACGGCACCATATTTTCGGACAGAAACCCAGTATCAATCTGCTCCACCAACAAGTCGCTGTTACCACTGTCCAATGAACACACTCTCGCTCTACAAAAGGACTACAGTCTAATTTCTAAACCAATGTGGggtgttgtcgttgcaaCCGCCGGTGGTCTATGCTTCGGCTTTTTTAGTCCCTGTTTCAACATTGCCGTCAACGATCCTTTCAATTGGCGGCATCTGGACGACACCAATACGGATTGTACAACACCGGAATATTTGGCCACAACAGCTGGTCTCTCGGTCTCCCGGGCAAATTTTTGGTTCAGTCTCGCGTTCTGGATGGCTAGTGCCCTGGGCAACGTAGTCTTATTGTCCTGGCAACAGCGTTCGGTTTCCGTATATCATGTTGTACTGGACTATGTTGCGGTCGATGCAGCGGCCGACCGTGTTTGGGCCTGGTTGGCAGGTGTGGTGTGCGCGCTGGGCAACGTTTTGCAGTTTCAAGGTGGACAACGGGTGGGATACGCTACTGCCGACTTGGTCCAGGCCTATCCTTTGATATCAACCATCTGGgatatttttctttttggggAGTTTGCTACGGTTCGAATGAAGTCCCACCTGGGTTGTTTGTTGCTCGGAATGTACGCATCGTATTTGGCCGGCATCTTTTTACTTGCGGCTAGCTCCATGCAAGAATGACCATTAGTACTATACCAATACAGGGCTGGACACAGTTGGTTGTTTATCAGAACCCAATGGTCACAGGATTTGATTTGCATTCTCACATCGCGTCGGGAATGGCAAATTTTTCCACAATTTTGGTTGTCACTACCCTCTTTATATTCTTTAATTTTGTATCTAAACATGAAACGCTAGCTGAATCTGATTCAATAGCTCGATCACTTATTGTGCATCCCCTCTTTCTCTCAGCTTTCGGTGCCCGTGACAGTATTTTTGAATTACACGGTCGTGCTGGGCACTTCACTGTATCCTTCACGACGACGGCTGCCGCAGAACTTATTCCAGACGAATCCTACCAGCACGGCA harbors:
- a CDS encoding predicted protein is translated as MAFTSDEALGLGFLLSSLLCLGTWPALLRLCSMTPHSNSSNSSPATRVSSSLSPTPRNLCHVYMDYATTYFLISSVPLLVDLYHREKLLKLAETTASSFVPPQLIFVAMLGGSLLSLGNLSLQWATAVFDASLTTVLALQASLTVVLGTTLNYLLEPSQTARPRVLGVGVGVFLLAIGLATRAQIVYSQEKRWVRLRRNDSDWNTIEMEPPHHTSNIRKPTGSIAAKTNYGSELESSSLTNSETEHGDGTIFSDRNPVSICSTNKSLLPLSNEHTLALQKDYSLISKPMWGVVVATAGGLCFGFFSPCFNIAVNDPFNWRHLDDTNTDCTTPEYLATTAGLSVSRANFWFSLAFWMASALGNVVLLSWQQRSVSVYHVVLDYVAVDAAADRVWAWLAGVVCALGNVLQFQGGQRVGYATADLVQAYPLISTIWDIFLFGEFATVRMKSHLGCLLLGMYASYLAGIFLLAASSMQE
- a CDS encoding predicted protein, producing the protein MFRGLKKRLSRHSTGSTSDHTSHETVTSSHGTNRNTTTNRQPPSTAANTGTSTTTATATVAHRSHSYTVLPHAHVTLTQPLPSRPKTLPFRPHQRALWRQSAADLAQKSTHLRAFDACVQAADGSLEGSDQHVPVPTHAHASPIDADGGRIDPNTQLRDCSVLVSPDGELLLLPDVARQRAFGFVTPVPVTYNDGDNNNNNNNTTQPNTSPSISPNEHTVNNPAPTSLLDHSDDEQSEDDVQEIELHPTEAGFQALMERNKDAYEASVFVGQDLHATGDKAHNGFSAKGWSIPATSWACQQTQASLQHLLFFCEALAVAHKDTCAQRASACDNLRSVNPSMGGHAPQPTLASAPSQVLDPRSHEFEPTLSRVGPLLQGGSSLNAVLVALERYHAQVADTDTQHWKKASLDPQGLLPTLQTSLQTFTTRITRRQQALDETAQRARTMEDRLVVLKRQSDHAWNAVYQAEDLVTKRLEEILQEKSRQYEKQRVQKLRQERAQQQKEPEKAATPEEIWNMVNAATELMEDGNFEPMELLSTTPEPQPSSSSLLEDDQKNSGSDNDGETTTSEASSTNGGEKENGSTREGFNIQKIRTASRDQIEVEVGLPDLRQKAVASGEAVEDAAGTLLNILSNLDTARRSARIAAETALLGAGKAQIHCVRELVALERATLEERLRNLENVEVVLDEIGMRDIRRDLDNYITVDKRERGGRSHLGDDDDGGIASALAVLSSHVDGHEGSTFESTKTKVSDSTACDADEDYNDEDEIRTRIESSIESLFRAEALPSSDTSETDGAPHEGKDLLEAVSFLCKMATDPSSAAQMRRSTICYGLNAKRGSHRQIPTASQFDGLCRVCSAILTGCNSVENGVAIAKMCMMLSQTFYMEEESNADLHLEGVDVPGSPGAKDREKRVYVKNKLKNHAIWMNDDFWDEALSQQISESLTHSGVMANFDKRTQNVKAQSRRNIEWTQTETTKWHDLNYTERVEAASQVQAVVFAQLGALAHSMIEFGCGLNRSCAFVRRMAIRNQLPSSQRAILLQHLMARNDLDLQEDKALSRKEQLIDS